ATTTTGATTGGAAATATCGATAGAATGTGAATAGTATTCCGGCTCTGAACCGGTTTGTTCTTCCGATGGCAGCATTATGTTTTTTTGGTGCCATACGACTGTATAACAACCACTGATCATACTGATACTAAATAATAAGAACGCCGTATCCAGCAAATGTAGTTTCCTGAACATGGCTGCCTACTTCTTGTAGGTACGGCTGTTCACATTGGGCGAACTGGAGCGTTCACCGGATGAACGGGATGCACTTCTTCTGTCAGAAGATTCATTGGAATTGAAAGTTCTTGAAGATTGATATTCATTCCGCGAAAAATGAGTCTTAACGCTTTCAAAACCCTGCTGAAACGTTTTATTATTGTTCTTAGGAACGTCTACTTCTCTGTAATTACGCTGGCCGGAATTTCCTGTTTTCTTTTCTACAGGCTTGGATGCCGTTGTTGCTGAATTGGTGTTAAATCGCCTGCGGTTTTTCTTTGTCGCTTTTGCTTCTTTTTTGTTTTTCGAGACCGCAGTCATATCGGATTTTGCGGTGGTTCCGGAACGGTATTGTCTTTGTGAAATAACGGCTGTAGAGTTAATCGCGTTTATCCTGTTCTGTCCCGATCCGGTTGTATTCAGCGCATCATGGCGCAGACCGTAATTTCTGCGTGACGAGTAAGCGGTATAGGAAGTTCCTGGAGAATACCATGGGTCTGAATAATATGGATAATAGCCCGGATAAGAAGGATAATAGCAGCCTCCCCAATAATAATAGTCGTAGGGATAATAATACCCCGCCGGATACCATGTATAGCCTAGGCTGACACTCCAGTAGCTTCCCGGATACCCGTAGCGGTAACCAGCCCACCATGGCGAATCATAATAATACCTATTAATGACAACCGTTTCGGCATATTCATCTTGATCCGAAGCAGAATCGTCTTCGGCATCCAGACTATCCGATTGGATAATATCTGCATTGGTTTCTTTGGATTTATCGGATGGTTCCTGGTCAAACTCCGAATAATACTCCCCGGATTGTTTCAGGACAGTGTAGCAGCTCGACAAAAAAAACGTAAAAAATATAAAGGCAATAAGTGCAGCGCCGCCTTTGATTACTGTGATTGTTTTCATAAAACCACCTCTTCCTTTCTAGAAGGCCAAAAAACAACATGACTCCTGACACAATTAATATACATTAATAATTCAGGTTTGTCAACAAATTTGTTTTATTTTTTTGACAAATAGTGGTTCTTAGAAAATTCTATTAAAATGTGGTAACCAAAGACAACCGGAGTTCTCTTGAGAATTTCCCGAAACTTTTTGAATTATTAAGCATATCCGTCATAATGAAGTCGATCATGACACGGTTGCCGAAATTAAACTTTACGCCCATATTAAGATAACCGCGTTTATTTCCTATCAAACCTTTGTTATCATTTAGTGCCAAATCGTATTCTCCGACGAAGGATAATTCATCATTAAGACTTTTGTCCATTCCGATGAAAAATGCCGGCCCGTCATCTTTATCTTTCTTCTCCGTGACCGACCAACTAATTCCTCCATGGAAACCGAGATTACCCATGAATGCATAGTTCTTACTTGCAACAACAAAAAGTCCGCGTGATTTTTGCGTATATCGATTCACTTTTTGCGAGGCAGAATCTACACCAACTTTTTTAATAAACGGCCCAAAACCCTGATTATCAAAGCCGACTGTGACTGCGGGACCCGGTGTACTTTCATCGATCATTCGATATCGCGCCTCTACACCCGGCAGAGGATTGAATTTAACTTTGCCCGAACCGATAATATTCTCTCCGCCGAAGGCAATGCCGAACATAAACCGATCGGTAATGCCCACACCAATACTGGTCAGCACACCGCCGTTGTCAAACAAACGCATCCCAACGTCATATTGGCCTTTTTGAAGAACACCGGCGGTTGGCACGTTCACCAAACTTCGTTTTTGCTGTGTCACATTCTCTTGCGCAAAACTTTGGATGCCCATGGCGAGCGCAAGACATGAAAAAATGATAAATCGTTTCAAGATACCCTCCTTGATAGAGTGATGTGTGTACTTATTATTATATGATTGTTGGTATATCCGTTTCAAGAGTTCAGTGTAAACCCGTTTAAATATACAAAAAAACTAAAATGAAAAGCTATTTTTTTAATCACCTTGCGTTTCGTACAATGAAAAAGCCTTCGGTACAATTGTCTTGCTACAACGATACCGAAGGCTTGGGTCGAATTTAAACAGAGAATTATTTATACGGATTAACGTAATCCCTGTCAAGCATCCAGCTGTAGCACGATGCCGACTGGAGCTTGCCAAGACTGCCCATGAAACTGTCCGATTTCGTCACGCCGTTTTGGCGGCAAACAGATGCGTACGATTTCGCATTTTTTTCTGTATCAGGAAAACCGGATGCCTGATCAAAATATTTCAAAGCCACCATATTCGCTTCTTTCGCTTCGATGGTCAGCACGTTGCCTGAACAAATTTTAATGCCGTCAATAATTGCCAGGCCGATGAGGAAATACGGTTGCCCGAATTTTTTTATTTCCATCGCCTTGAGAGAAAGGCTCCACGTTTTAGGACGGTTTCCTGCGTCCAGATATACGCGCGCTAATTTACAAATCAAATCTGCATCTTTATCATCCAATTTGTATGCGCGCTCATAAGCATCTATCGCTTCCTTATGTTGAATCTTTGCATCATAGGCTTCGCCTAATTTGACCAATGCGCTCTTACTATTGGGATCTTTTTGCAGGATTTCCAATGCATTCGAGATCGCACCATCGTAATCCCCTTGTTGGAGTTGCACGTCCAGAAGGTCGCTTATATAAAAATCTTTGGGGCCTTTCGGAAAAAGTTCCGTGTATCTCTTGCATCTTTCCAGCCACTTATCCTTACCCACAACTTTGATATACGATCTCTTCAACGGATCCAAAACGTAAACCCACGTCGCTTCATCTTTTGTATCTTTATCCAGAAATTCGTCATACACTATGACCGCTTCTTTATACTTCGCCGCTTCCATCCACATGCCGGCGATACGTTTGAGTTCCTCCAGATTTCCTGAAATCTCGTAATATTTACGGTAATAATAAGCGGCTGAGTCAAAATTCAGCATCCCGTGATGATAAATTTCACCGATCGCGTAAACGTGTTCTGGAACGTTTAAGAACGCATATCCTTTCTTCCGCACATAGATTGCACTGTCAAATTTTTTGATCTGATAATAACTATCTGCCAGTTTTTCGTATACGCTGGTAAATTTCAAACTGTCTTTGGGATGCAGCGCATTGTCGCAATCCATGGCTTTCCAAAAATACGGTATCGCGTTGGGGTATTCCATATTCTTCCAATATTCACTTCCGGTACTCCAGGTCTTTAAGCATTCGAATTCCGCAGACCCATCCTGAGCGCTTTGCGTATAACCGGCCTGCGCAAGCATCAAAATCAGAGTGATGCTCAATACTTTACTTCTTATGTTCATGGTAGCCTTCCTTCCTTATCTCAGTAACACATATGAAACGTATTATCTTCGTTGACGATTCTGAAACCAGCGCTCTCCGCCGGAAACAGAAAAATTGATTCTAAAAATTCTGTCGCTTACTGCGTTTGTTGATACGGTTCCTCTTAGTCCTAACTCAAACGTTACATCAAAAACATTTCTTCCTTTGTTGAACGGCATTCCAAATCCGGTCGTCAAAAAATACTCGTTGGCAAATTTTCCGCCTGCGCTACTGGCGTACATATTCTGAAAATAAAAACCGCCGCGGTAGTGCCATTTATCAAAATAACTTGCTGAGATTGCTTCGGAAGGTGACCGCTCTGCTCCGAGTGAAACCCGTATCGTATTTCTGTTATCTTGGGTATTTCCGAACGCTTTAACCCCGTTCCATCCGGAATAAACCATGTCCATCCCTACTATATATCTTGTATTTAATTCATACGTGCCGCCCAGCCCAATTTCAAATGGTGAAACCGCTTGTCCGTAGCTTTGAAAGGTCGTGTCGCCGAGCGCGTCTATTTGTAGAACTTTTTTTGTCATATCGCTGCCGAATGCAACATAAGCGCCGAAGTGATACTTTTGGTATTCATATATTCCTCCGGCGACCCAACGTAAACCCGCAAAATTTTCTGTGCGGCTGTCGTTTGTATTTGAAAAATCCGGAGAATCCCAAGCTACTTGCCAATTGCGCTGTACGGAACCCAGTAAATATTGTGCGGAAATACCCACCGTCCACTGCGGGTGAACTTTCCCCGCAACGGTAAAGGCTAATTGACGTATCCCGCCGTCGCCGATAAATTTTTCCGTGTAATCCGTTCCTTCAAAAGAAGAAAATGATTTGTAATTATATTCCACTTTCGCATACCGGGCAAGGCTGAATGCGGCTGCAACATTTTTTCCAAACGGAATAGCAAACGCAATGTGGTTCAGGTTGACGGAATTTGAGAAAGCCGATTGGGATGAATTACTCACCTTAACGCCCTCATAATAAAAACTGCCTTCAAATCTCGTCATCCGCAATCCGATCAGCCCGGCCGGATTATTATAGTTGATCGTATAACCGCTGGGCACGGCAATATTAACTCCGCCCATTCCGAGCGCGCGGATATTCGGGCGAAATTCGACCAGCCCATAGCTGGAATAGGAATAGGAAGATCCGCCAGCATACAATGACGCTGGATAAAGGGCAATGAGAAAAAACAAAAAAAATCTAAATCGTATCGGCATAATTAATTTTCCGGAGGCAAAGTGTAATAAATTATTATTTTCGAAGAATGTTCGCGATCCAATGGATTATTAAGAAATCTTGCACGATACAGTTTTCTGAAATTCCCTCTCACTTCATCTCCATGTGAAATCTGTAAACCGTAGTTTTGCGAAGGAAAAGTCACCCAGTCCTGCATTTGCCGCGTAATATTAAACTTCAAAGAATCGTCCTCAAGATTGTCGGTAAGTCTGCCGCGGAAACGCGACAGCGGATCGATATACAACACGTCAATTCTCTGGGGCACGAGCGTCCCTGAGACCCAGTCGGAACTTTGCACACGCAAAGCCTGTAGCAGAAGCGAATCTCCCGTACTAAACTGATAATTGTACACCGGATCCAATTTCATTACAAGTGTTGCGAGATTGATCGTCGCGTTCGTCGGTATTTTTGCCGTACTGAATTGTATTATAGAATGATAGGGCAATCCGCCTCCCACGGTAAGCGTATTTGGCGGCTGTGGCGCACGGTCCTGGAAAATATATCCGCTATATCCCTGATTATAAATCCCGCTGGATAAATTAACGGGAATGACTGGAATATGATCCACGGTATTCGTCTGCGTTTTTGGATCAAATTTTTGATATGTTACGTCCAGTCTCGGCACAGCATTCGTGTCTAAAGAACCTAACGAGGTTAATACATTTGCTCCATAGAATTGCTGAACGAAGTTGGCTCCTGAAAATTCGATGATAATCCCGTTATTAATTTTAGAACGGTTGGTATCGTTAATTGCCCAGACCCAATTTTGAACGGTATCGCGGGGCATATTGATCGTAATGAAAGTACCGCTCGTCGGTGTATTCGTTATCGTGGCCTGAGCGATAATGTCGCCATTATCTCCTGCGCCCGTGAGTCGATTCCATTTGAGGTCGTCAGACGTCCAAACTTTTTTTATGGTGCGAACGTTCGCCGTAAATGTGCCGGCCGGCCCGTAAGAAGCAGAAGTAATAAATTGCAGTTTTGCGCTGGTGACGATAACGCTTTCAATTTCCGCCGGCATAGTAAAACGCATGGCGATGCTGAAATCGTAATTATCAATTGATCCTAAATACAATCTGTCGGATGCGCTTGTACCGGTCGAATCCATAAAAGACGTGTCGCGCACAATATCATCAACGTACAAAGTATCAGTCCGGATATTGCCCGCTAATTCTCCGGTATCAATTCCGGCCAGCCCAATCGCATTGGCGCCGTCATCCTCGCATCCCGTAATACTGAAAAGAACAATTAAAAAAATTGTTATGAAGGCCTCAAAAGAACGCGTATGCGCATTCATGAAAAATCCGTGTATGTTCAAAAACCAAAATCTCCTTATCTTGTTCGTATTCCTTACGGGCAAAGAATATCACGTGCGCCGTGGAGGTAAATTTAAAACTTAATATTAATTCGATGGCCGCAGAACTTGCAGTTAGGGCCGCGCATGCCTCCCAAATTGGCTTGATAGTCCCTGCGTTTGATGATCAGACGTTTGCAATTTGGACAAAATGTATCCGACACGCCGTCAATATCTGTGTCGGTCAGGTAAGTATAATTTAATTTCTGACTTGCTATCTTATACGCCTTGACCATGCTTTCGTTCGGCGTCATTGCAAAATGACTCATCTTGTGATGCGGAAAAAACCGCTTAAAATGCACGGGAATATCTTTGCCGACGCCCGCTACAAAATCTACAAAATCGCCGACTTTTTTTTCGCTGTCGCTTTCACCGGGAATCATCAGATAGGTCAGTTCCAAATGCGTTTCGTCGTTGGCCAACTTGATGGAATTCAGAACCACATCCAGATTACCTTCGACGTATTTATCATATACTTCCTGGCGCATGGATTTGACGCTGATATTTATTCCGTCGATATACGGCAATATTTCCGTAAACGGTTTTTCATTCGCATAACCATTAGAAATCAAAATATTCTTCTGGCCGATGCCTTTAAGTTTACGTGTGGCGTCCAGCAGAAATTCAAACCAAGTCAGCGGTTCCGTAAAACTATATGCAACGCCAATGGAGTGGCTTTTACCGGAATAATCCAGGAGCGTTTGAAGAGAAATTTCTTTGTGTTCTTTTCGCTCAAGTGAAATTTCATGATTCTGACAGAACTGGCAGCGCATATTACAGCCGTTGGCCGCAACGGACAGAACGGTAGAGTTGGGATAATAATGAAAGAAAGGCTTCTTTTCCATCGGGTCGTAGACCGCGGTCACGATCCGGCCGTAACTGGTCGCATAGAGTTTACCGTCTACGTTGGTGTAGCCCCAGCAGTCGCCTTCTTCGCCGTTTTTTAATTTGCATGCGCGCGGACAAAGTTCGCAGACCACGT
This genomic stretch from bacterium harbors:
- a CDS encoding YjbH domain-containing protein, whose product is MKRFIIFSCLALAMGIQSFAQENVTQQKRSLVNVPTAGVLQKGQYDVGMRLFDNGGVLTSIGVGITDRFMFGIAFGGENIIGSGKVKFNPLPGVEARYRMIDESTPGPAVTVGFDNQGFGPFIKKVGVDSASQKVNRYTQKSRGLFVVASKNYAFMGNLGFHGGISWSVTEKKDKDDGPAFFIGMDKSLNDELSFVGEYDLALNDNKGLIGNKRGYLNMGVKFNFGNRVMIDFIMTDMLNNSKSFGKFSRELRLSLVTTF
- a CDS encoding tetratricopeptide repeat protein translates to MNIRSKVLSITLILMLAQAGYTQSAQDGSAEFECLKTWSTGSEYWKNMEYPNAIPYFWKAMDCDNALHPKDSLKFTSVYEKLADSYYQIKKFDSAIYVRKKGYAFLNVPEHVYAIGEIYHHGMLNFDSAAYYYRKYYEISGNLEELKRIAGMWMEAAKYKEAVIVYDEFLDKDTKDEATWVYVLDPLKRSYIKVVGKDKWLERCKRYTELFPKGPKDFYISDLLDVQLQQGDYDGAISNALEILQKDPNSKSALVKLGEAYDAKIQHKEAIDAYERAYKLDDKDADLICKLARVYLDAGNRPKTWSLSLKAMEIKKFGQPYFLIGLAIIDGIKICSGNVLTIEAKEANMVALKYFDQASGFPDTEKNAKSYASVCRQNGVTKSDSFMGSLGKLQSASCYSWMLDRDYVNPYK
- the amrS gene encoding AmmeMemoRadiSam system radical SAM enzyme produces the protein MMVEAKFYRVEADHVVCELCPRACKLKNGEEGDCWGYTNVDGKLYATSYGRIVTAVYDPMEKKPFFHYYPNSTVLSVAANGCNMRCQFCQNHEISLERKEHKEISLQTLLDYSGKSHSIGVAYSFTEPLTWFEFLLDATRKLKGIGQKNILISNGYANEKPFTEILPYIDGINISVKSMRQEVYDKYVEGNLDVVLNSIKLANDETHLELTYLMIPGESDSEKKVGDFVDFVAGVGKDIPVHFKRFFPHHKMSHFAMTPNESMVKAYKIASQKLNYTYLTDTDIDGVSDTFCPNCKRLIIKRRDYQANLGGMRGPNCKFCGHRINIKF